The DNA segment GGGTCGCTCAGGTTTgttgccgcaaacaaataaggaTAAAGGAGCTACAGTTCTGCTAATAGGTAAAGTCACTTTTCCAGCTTACCATCCTGCATAAGGAAAAAGCCCTACATAAAATGACAAACAAATGAGTCCAGGATCCGTTGTTGTCCCTTCAAACATGTTACTGAGGTTTCCTGTGTTCCCTGCAACACACAACAGACAAGATTGCCAGCAAGGTCTCAAATGGGCCATGTGGTACGCAACTcaaaagcaaagaaataaaaaatacaagtcGCAATTAATGACACCTGTCATCTCAAAAGAACAGGGTACTTCAGCATGTGTaaagacgagaaaaaaaagaagacttcTCTACAAGCTTTTCTAACAATAGTGTTTTGAGGCAGATGGAAAAAATAAAGTTCACGTGGTGCCAGCTTGTGTTTGCTGCTTTGATAAAAGGAATTCATCTTGCAAAGGATGACATTAGTAATTATGACCTCTCCTACTTGTGCTATCAGTGCCTGCCTTCCTCACTCTGTAGTATTGGCAATCACTTCATTCTTTGCCTTCCTTCAAGACTGCCATGCAACTCATAAAACTGCCCAAAACAGAGGCCGAAGCACACCTAACTTATTAGTTTGACTTTGAGCATAGCAAGGTGAAAACTATACGGCATTCACCTGTTTTTTAACATAAAACACTCTCTTAGGAATGGTTATCATGTGCAAGCAATCATATTTCAAACATACAATTAGTGAGGTCTTTTTTTCACACCACTtcaattcctttatttttatGGACTGTCAGTGTACCTGATCAGCAGCATCACCCAAGCTGCACTTTATTCATGTAATGGCGTGTATAAAATATTGCTATTCCTATTTACTTAAGAACATCACATAAAAGAAGAGACTCCAGCATGGTAAGTATGGACGAGGAGGCTAATGCGGCGCTGCTACAGAAGCATATGGCGTGCGTGACGCAGCCACATATATATAGCGTCATTGTCACTTATGCCTGCACCCATACTGAAATTTTGTCTACATCCACAGAATATGCTTCCTTTTCGTGTCTTCCTTCTtattagtgcgtaagcactaatgTCCGATGGCTACCAACCTTGAGCACAATCGTCCGTTGCCTGTTCGCAACTGGTCTAGCGCAAGCGCTCTGTactgcggcactgcccgctcatcgtcgtcttctacgtagcacaaatccgtgctttcacactaattcaaatgtagtaaacattctctgcagTCTTTAGCCGCTTTCTTATCATACATTATCTTCACTCCGCCAGTTTCATCAGTTCGGGAGACTGAAATATTGCTCACCGACAACGCCAATGAGACAAAATCATGCTTCATTAGCCACCCCACAACAAAGTTTCGTTGATGAGAAGGCTGTAGAATGTGCTGCGACAGTGATTACGAGCGAGCAAAAAGCGAACCTACCTTGAGCAAGGTGCACAAAGCCCGCAATAACGATGATAACCAAAGCGATGACCTTGGCAAACATAAGAGAGTCTTGCACAAATGTTGCCCATTTGACGTTGTAGCAGTTGATGAACGTGAGCAAACCTAAAAGCAAAAAAAGGGTGGGGGAGAGAAAGCACAACATGAGCAAGCTccacacatacacaaaaaaaaaacagtgtgcaTGCAGAGGGCATGAGAATGATTATGGACGACAAAATTACTGTTAATTATCATGATGCAAATGGGAAAATGAGTCATCTGTCAACAAACAAGAGGCGTTGAATGCCTTGCTCGCAGTACAGCGGAACGCATGACCGTATAGAAAGAGGAAGCCACAGTTTCACACTAATCATATAGCATAGAAGAAGATTATCAGCACACAGGCTCCGGATGGGAGTGCGGAGTTGGTGGCTCTGCTCACGAGACTCCATGCATCAAAATGCATGCACATAGACACATGCGAGCAGTGATCAATCCGCGtatttgtctcgcaaataagctattgctcattagtctggttgacaacaactaagaccaacctagaaaaaatttaccttctgcaaaagaaagctatacgtcacattgctaatcttgattacctaagccacacacggcaagcttttgaaacattcagtgtgttaaaaattcaaagtatgtatgaattccgaatattgctttcatttcatctgtcgtcatcctttaggtctatgatagaaggcactgcgctactgaaacagaacgatcacacagttgatactcgcaacacagacacttggttagttccccattttcgcactgactataagttccaagcactacagcacaatcttccagtaattttaaatagatataaagacataaataaccctactaagaaagcattgcgtgaattatttcttcaaaaataattcgttacgtataattcgcgcccaagtacagctgctcccttgtatcttatgtatatatgttttctgtatttccctattgtaatttattgatgattttgtgctttctggctgtcctgttttttgtgaaaactgtaagctgactatgtgttcgttttttttgtgtgtgtatgtaaatgttctcaacaaagtctgcttctatgccttgtaacggctgcctgggcctcgtcaagctgtatacctacagcttttagtccaggcagccgccagaattttctggaaaataaatggaattgaattgaattgaattgaagctCAAAACGACTGCTCATTCCTCTTCCTTGAACAGGGGCGGTACGCACAGCACACACGCACTCTACACAGCCCCGCCGCGTTGACTCgggggttagggcgcttgactgcCGAGCCCTAGGATGACTGCCGAGCCCtagggttcgattccggctgcggcgACCGCGTTTTGACATTAATGccaagctctccactacggcgcaccAACAAAGCCCATCTATTTTCGAGACATTAAACCAcatataccatacataccacacaCGCGCTACACTAATTCGGTTTGCAGCTTTATGCAAGCACGTGCGCTGCACGCCTCGCATCATGAACAGAAACGTGTCCTTCATTGCAAGCATTTAGCGCAGCCTGCCTGCTGCGACGACACCTATGAACCCACCTCGCACGTCGCGTGCATTGCAAATAAACGCAGATTGTACAAGGTATAATCATCGAAGATTTCCAATATTAATAGCTGATAGAAAAACCTGAGATGCTTCCCATACTAAATGGCATAGtgaaagcagcgcaaaaaaaaaaaaatcacacgagAGCTAGAGGACAGGACAGGGCTGTCATGTCCCAATAGCTTTCTCGTCCCTTTTTCACGCTACTGCCACCACGGAATAACCGCCCCCCCTTCACCCCAACTCGCTATTCTCGTTAAATGACTTGTTATTCGCTATAGCACTGACAGATGAACTGGGTCGGTATAGAAAGCTAACGAGATTCTAGCAGACCGACTCGCGACGTATTCCATCCTGACCCAAGAAATCCAAAAACAGAAAGGAAGTAATTTTGAATTCAGGCATCTCACGAAAGTCATTATCGGAGCACCATCAAAGTTCAACCGTCCGAATGGGACACAGTGGCTGTACAAACTAACGTTCTTGGACCAAGTCCTTGGTGTAAGAACGTTTTGGTAGAAACCTTAGTACCGCCGACTTAGAAACAAACACACAGCAAAAACGCCCTGAATCCTTACACAACACAAGGGCAGCGATGAGCATGACCGCCGATGAAGGCGGATGACAGTCCACATCATCGTAGAACGGTCGCAACACGTAATTAGCAAATGTGAGCGCCACAATGGCATTGCCAGCTGGCTTCACTATGACCAGCATGGTCCAGAGCTGAAGGAATGCGGGAAAAGGTCCGAATGCCGCCGAGATGTAGGCGTAGTCTCCTCCCGACTTTGGAATCATGGTGCCGAGTTCGGTGTAACACAGCGCGCCGATCAAGCAGGCCAGGCCCGTCAGCACCCACACGACCAAAGCCAAGCCGATGGATCCAGAGTAAAGGATAACGCCGGCGGGCGACACGAAGATTCCAGCTCCGACAATCGTACCGACAATCATTGAAACGCCATTGGAAAGGCCGAGCCTCTTCTTAAGCTCCATGGTAGATGTCCAAGTACGGTCTATCGGAAGCACATCTTGCTGGATAGAGGGGCCCTTTGGCAGAAGAGGCGATGTTTCGCTTTGGAAACCGTTCTCGGCCATTCTTCAAGCAAGCGGCACAGCGGGACGCAGAAATTTTGTACTACGACAAAACCCGACTTTTCTCGCAAGGAACTGGTACGAAGGCCGCAGCGATAAGGCTAAGCACACAGCACTGCAAGCGCCAGTGCCGGCCCTCTGGATATGACGGACCAACCACGCACATGGAATCGACAACGCCCAGGGATGCAGTTCTTTCTGCACAAAGATGATCTGcttctctcgctctctccctTCGTTTCCCCTTCCCCTCTTCAGTTTATCCCATCTGACTTACGCTCCATCAGCTTCGCTCGTGGTTAAGCCCAGGCAGTGAAGATTATAAGCGATAACGCCACTGTAGCGGAACGCCGGACGAACAAAATTATATCTCGGGGAACATAGTATCACAGACGCGACGCCAGAAAGGAAAAAGCGAACGCTCACCTGTTTCTCACTGACTGTCAGctaactttgttttgttttttagaaaacattttcgcttttttctttcgcgcagtttttatgtCGCGCCAACACAATTCAGGacaagcatttattttttttttctggctcagCTCTCTTGTCAAGCCAGCTTTACCAAAAACTTCACCGTCATCAACACCTCCAGTCGTAGTAAAAGGCTTAATTTATGCACACGTGGCTGTTCCATGCTTCTACCACCAGTGGCCCGGTGGCCCGGACAGCTGTTGCAAAGCCGAGCGAACACCACTTAGTTCAGCCTCAGTAGccttggtacgttaaaccccacaaaaccaaccATTTAGTTCAAATTCTTCGCTCGCGGTAAATagtccccccccaaaaaaaccctGGGCTTCACGAGAAATGGTTTGCGTCATTGGCATACATCTAGAGCTAACATGGAATAACGAAGCCACTGACAGAAGTAATTTTACAAATGTCTGGCATGAATTAAAAATTCTCGCCACTCAGGATGCGTATCCGCTCAACACTTGTTCCTTGCTTGTTCTGCGAGGTAATCAGCTCCAAATACAGTTTTAAACAAGTTACATCCAAAAGCTTACTGTAAAGTCGCAGTAAAGGCACCCATCCGAATAAGCACTCGGCTTGGAAACCGCTGGGAGCCGGTTTTCAGCGCGCCACCGAGCGCGGTTGCTGGGCGGGTAATCAAAACGGCGCTCGCATGAGCTCGGGCGCAGGCGCAATGAGATGTCGCGTTATCGCTGAGTGCGACGAGCAAGCTGCACCTTCACCACGGTGctgttattcttacaccgtgaccTTCGCCAATGGTTTCACTCCTTGCCCACGATTGAAACGTTCTCGCTGGGATGATGTCGGATTTTTTATATCTGCAAAGAGAACGACGCGCTTCACCACTTTCATGCCTGAGGCAAAAAATGACACCTCAGGTTTCCATCATAGGTTTACATGTGTACGCTCTAGCAGCGGCAAATGGGGGCGATTGACCAGGACTGTACGCAGTAGGCGACTTCATTTCACTAAGGTGTTCCGCAGTCCATATGCAGTGATCCTTTAGTGTATCCTGGCCCGACAACGCCATGCCGGCCCTCAGGAATGACCGCGTGCCAGTCCATTTCGCACCGACGGTCTTGGGTTCGATTCCTGATGCGCTGAAGCCTGTGTATTTGTATCCTGCAACTCCTGTGGCTGAGCGCGCATGTAGTTGTACTCTCTGCCAAAGCATTGCTGAATGCGGTATTTACTTCCCGTGCAACGTAGGCCAAATAAACACCTGCTAAAAAGAGAGTACAGCATccggtttgcattttttttttctgtaattagTTTTTTAAAGTGGCATTCGGCGGTATTTGGCTGGTTTCAAACACGGCTAGGCAACTCTCGGCGGTAATATCGCAGCCGCGCATTACTAGAGCATGCTCTGTACGCCGTCAGTTGCGTGCCCATAAACTACGCCATCTCATCGGAACGAATCCGATGCCCAGTCATGCCTGTGCGCGTGTCAGCGCGTCCACTTGCAGAAGGATGCAATACGGAAGAGAGACGCgtatggcggaaactgtgcagcTATACTATACACGGCGTCCCAgataactttagccagggttttaaAATACACCGAGGCACTCTAAGGCTACGCGATCAAATGCATACTGCTGGCTATTGTACGGAGCATGTCACACTATTTttatattgtgcttaattgcgtaGTTAGCCGATAATAATTGACCAATTTTGCAAGCAACGGAGATAGGCGAAAAAGGTCAAAgtgaaagttgtagaacggtccgcaaaactTCCGTTTGAACACTTTTAACTCTCAATGTACTACGTATCAGCTTTTTTTCCGCTGGCTGCAAATgcccgcgaaatgcaaaaaaaaataccacatgACATGCCGGCTTGCGCACCGCGATTgaagtgctctcaaacgttccggaTAGGAACTAACAGATCTTTTAGCCCCGTGTGTTGCCCTTTGaaagggcagcgacgcagcagctggctgtgcgagtTACGCCAGCGGTACGCTTCGCTCGCGGCGCTTGATGATAGCGACAAGAAGCcgcagtccttatcgcttgcgcccCCGTAATCGCACAGCCAGAGCACGCGTCGCAGCCCTGTTACTTTTTAAACAGCAGCACGCCCGGCTAAATGAGCTGTTCGTTTGTTGGGCgcaacgtttgagagcactgcagccATTGCgtgcaagcgggcatgtcacgtggtattttttattgtatttcgcgggcgtctgcagagagcgaaaaaaagccgatccgtaatagatggaaagttagacaCTGTTCAGTTCGACGTTCCatggaccgttctacaactttctcattggacttttccGCCTATCTTTGTTGCTTGCGAAGTTTAATTAATCTTGACTAATTGTGCAGTTAGGGCCAATACAAAAACAGTGTGCGTTGCTCCATAAAATAGCCAGTAACATGCAACGGGTCGCGTCGTCTatagtgccgcggcatatttttaaaccctggcaaacttagctgggacgccctgtatatggTGGGAAGCGTCGTCGGTGCACAAACTGAAATGAAGCCGGTTCACGCTCTCTGCTGTATATTCCAGTGGTTGTAATCGCGTCGGCAGTGCGACAGCGggtctatcaaaaaaaaaaatatcttagggcacttaagtctgcttatgtggaggaatgcgaaagcatgtattttgaggaaaggaaaggacgcactAACTCGCAGATCTAGACATCTCGGTGAGCACCTCAACTGCTTGATGTGCATATGTCGTCGATCCGAACCCCGGTcgcaagtctcagaaagcatgcaacaGAAGATGCATAcgtcattggtccgaacccctgtcgcaagctataGCTTTCAACTTTACTAAAACATGTTAGATATATGCAAACAATGCTATCACACCAACcagaatgctgtacgacgaacggttgcttgAAATTCGAAGGTCAactggtgcgacaccatggtggaccacttATGGCAAGGCCTATatccacacttgacctctggttCGCTAGAAGGTCAACCgccaacgcacggcgaaatcggctttacatagggtggtgaagctttcgcttcgaaaTGCCTCGAGCGTGGATTCACTGCAGATAGTACTGGCATGCCCCATACCAATGCATATTGCGTCGAACAAAATTTGCCCCATAGATTTCTTGTAAACCTTTCCCCTTGCAAACCCCGCCACCGCTATCACGCGCTCGCGGCCATGAACGCGAGATAAACAAATACCGACCTGCATGCACAAATCTCAGTCTTTATCACGGACATTGTATTAAGACATACAGGAGCTGAATATCGCTCAGAACATCAGCGAGAATTTCCTTCGGAGtaatttagccgccgcggtggctgcgtggttatggcgcttggctaaTTTCATTTACTATTTATATTTCATTTACGTATATTTATTTACTATTCCTGCCTTCAGTAAGCGCGCCATCGAACCACAGCGCAAAGCATAGGCTTTTTTCCTTGGCATTGCAACACCCACGGCCCAgtaagaaaaaattgttttttttgtacTTATGGTGTATCATACACGGTGAGTGCATAGGCTGCTAAGCACTAAAATTATATTTTAGGGAAAATACGTACACGGTCGTCCACTTCTACCCTGAACACCGCTCTGCGTGGCCAGCGCTCCGTGGAGCGCCTCTCGCGGGCGCCTGGAAACTAGCGCGCAAGCGCACTGACAGCTGTAGCGGCAACGTTTAGGTGGGGCctccgctgcgtcgtctgcttaaGCGCGGCGCTTCTGCCAAGGTACGCTTGCTTTGCTGTAAAGCTAACTTTGCTCTTGCTATGCGCACGAAAATCGAAAGTCCGGCACGGTTCCTGAAGGCGCAGCAACTGCGCTTGGTTCTGTGCAGCACATGCTTGTGTGCAGCACAAGCGGAGTTCATGTCTTGGCACACAATTAAAAACGGGGCCATCGCAGAAATTCCAGTACTTTCGGTCCTTAAGCAGTCGAGGTGCTCTTATGAGTGCCAAAATTTCCTGTCactcatttcattaaaaaaaacaaacaatcgAGCTCAGGTTACAAGCTAAGGTCATTCTCCAGCGAGAGCTAGCAGCATTACTGTGCTAAGCGGCTATGATTGGCTCAATGGGTCTTTCTGCTTTCAATAACTGCAGGTGTGGCTTTTCGattacaataaaaaatacaagcaatgCACAGTTGTTGCGACcagaacatttttttaattgctttccagaatgccgTACTGATACCTTGTGGTGGCTGAAATGAGTGTATCAATGCACTACATGCCAAGCACAACGGTGCAAGTATGCTGAAACGCTAGGTTAATTCCCGTATCTCACGGTGTCATGGGCTAAGGCTGCATTCGAAAGTAGCATCAGGACAAGCAGATGCATTCATCTAACTAAAAAACCCAAGAACCAACCAAGCTAGGTAATCCATAGCTTAAAAGGACATTGAGAACAAATAGAAGTTGACCTGTATAGATGGAGTACCGCACATTAAGCGAAAGGAGACCCCTCTCCACTAAAATGgatcttttataagctagaaatgAGCATAAAACGAAGTACAGGTGTTGCCATTCCCGGTCGATTTCGCATGTAAAATGCGCATGTCGACACCGAAGCTTGGGCGTGGATCCCACAGGCTACGCAAAAACGCTATTCACTTCAAACagtggcaacccgtccttttcggtaacGGCGTCACGAGTTCGACTGATGGCGTCTTCACACTTGGCTCTCTCCACAACACCCGAGCCGGTGAAAAAATACCCCCAAAACGACGCAAAAAACTGTGAAACGGTGTCGCCCACAGAGAGCCGCTTGATTTATATGAACTATAGGAGTCACGCACTGCGCTTGCTAATGCGAAGGCGGCGATGTTTTGCCGAGTTCAGCTGCGCGCTACTGAAGCGCCGAGTTTAACGCAATCGGCTTTTGAAGCTTAAGAGAAAAGGACGAAAAGCCTGGATTGTGACATTGTATTACACTGTCTCTCATTGCGTACTGCTTTCAACTTCTTCCATGTAGATTCGTGCTTGAGCGAAGCTCTGATTGCTGGAAAAATAAAACTG comes from the Amblyomma americanum isolate KBUSLIRL-KWMA chromosome 1, ASM5285725v1, whole genome shotgun sequence genome and includes:
- the LOC144115088 gene encoding putative L-type amino acid transporter 1-like protein MLAS translates to MAENGFQSETSPLLPKGPSIQQDVLPIDRTWTSTMELKKRLGLSNGVSMIVGTIVGAGIFVSPAGVILYSGSIGLALVVWVLTGLACLIGALCYTELGTMIPKSGGDYAYISAAFGPFPAFLQLWTMLVIVKPAGNAIVALTFANYVLRPFYDDVDCHPPSSAVMLIAALVLCKDSGRFCCVFVSKSAVLRFLPKRSYTKDLVQER